From one Streptomyces sp. SCSIO 30461 genomic stretch:
- a CDS encoding helix-turn-helix domain-containing protein codes for MGEQPYGHGTDDPAEPPTEAGPPKPHFPAQLRRLRQERGISLSELSRLTHYSKGYLSKIETGAKRATVDVARRCDQVLRADGELLALLPDQASQEGCTGSGAAVPPGARPADGACPYRGLPAFTSREAEWFFGRERVTAALVERVFERIGDGPLMLVAASGAGKSSLLNAGLVPALRRQGGFPMPGAETWPVLGFTPTARPMDELLDRAAKALGSDPGLTVREVTERPELLLEAVRALSYGSRSGDGRQQPSPPVRPVLLVDQFEELFTHCADEDERRAFVRVLCAVSGTKAVASGYDPAVVVLGVRADFSGACLELPDLASVFTDGLFVPPPMSVAELRESITRPAELAGATLEPGLAQLLLRDAGLRGATAAPASEVTPSGALPLVSHALMATWQQREGAMLTVAGYERTGGIQGAIARTAEDAFARLHPAEQKTIRRILVRLVHVADGTAATRHRMSRTALMEQLADADGAATALDTFVRARLITMGSDTVEITHEALLHAWPRLRGWIHADRAGLLIHQRLALAADEWERAGRDPSLLYRGTRLDSVRSWADELDGRSRLGAREEAFLLAGQAAEDASEEQTRRQVRRRQWMSATLVALLLLALTAGGLAYHQREAALDQERGARSRALAAQSTLLASGRPEASMLLADEAYRAEATTEARGALLSAQSQPFAARLGGHEGPVNAIAFAVGGTLATGSSDGRVILRRLSDRRTLAVLTVPGRVRSVAFSQDGRTLAATSTDGPVHLWDTTGRRIRELPGIRSEGARAVAFDPSGRTIATADADGEVRLWDTSGSHRLLAALAGHSGLVNALAYAPDGRSLVSAGSDRTVRLWDVAGARSLAVLKGHTDEVLGAAFAPDGRTVATGGVDRTVRLWDVSRRRQSVSLSGHSDDVNAVAYTPDGTTVVSAGGDGTTRLWDVRGGRLTATLSGHTDYVMGVAVDPRGATVATAGFDQSVVLWDLKASALTARPFTEIWQAAYSPDGTMLATADADHTVRLWDVARRRVLAMFTGHRETVFAVAFSPDGRMLASAGSDGTIRLWDIASRSALAMLDEALDRPGGDVFAVAFSPDGRTLASAGSDRTVRLWDIAGRRLLARMTGHTDFANDVVFSPDGRTLASASDDLTVRLWDVPGRRPLADLTGHTGAIRGVAFSPDGHTLASSGNDGTVRLWDTRGHGLLAALTGHTGSVRGIAFSPDGRTLASSGNDRTVRLWDVPGRRLWAALTGHTNAVWDVDFAPDGRTVASSSNDGTVRLWNLDIGVRLAEIRRLREGLTPGERESVPRGGPESPVP; via the coding sequence ATGGGGGAGCAGCCGTACGGACACGGGACCGACGACCCGGCCGAGCCGCCGACGGAAGCAGGCCCGCCCAAGCCGCACTTCCCTGCCCAACTGCGGCGGCTGCGACAGGAACGCGGCATCTCACTGTCCGAACTCTCGCGTCTGACGCACTACAGCAAGGGCTATCTGAGCAAGATCGAGACCGGGGCAAAGCGTGCGACGGTCGATGTCGCGCGCCGCTGCGACCAGGTGCTCCGGGCGGACGGCGAGCTGCTGGCGCTGCTGCCGGACCAGGCGTCGCAGGAGGGCTGCACCGGCTCGGGCGCCGCCGTGCCCCCCGGAGCACGGCCGGCGGACGGCGCCTGCCCCTACCGGGGGCTCCCCGCGTTCACCTCCCGCGAGGCGGAGTGGTTCTTCGGCCGGGAGCGGGTGACCGCCGCCCTGGTCGAGCGGGTCTTCGAACGGATCGGGGACGGGCCGCTGATGCTCGTCGCCGCCTCAGGGGCCGGGAAGTCGTCGCTGCTCAACGCCGGCCTCGTACCGGCCCTTCGGCGTCAGGGCGGGTTCCCCATGCCGGGGGCCGAGACCTGGCCCGTGCTCGGGTTCACCCCGACGGCGCGTCCCATGGACGAACTGCTGGACCGTGCCGCGAAGGCCCTGGGCAGCGATCCCGGCCTCACCGTACGTGAGGTGACGGAGCGTCCAGAGCTGTTGCTGGAGGCTGTACGCGCCCTGTCGTACGGCTCCCGGTCGGGCGACGGCCGGCAGCAGCCTTCCCCACCGGTCCGACCGGTGCTGCTCGTCGACCAGTTCGAGGAGTTGTTCACCCACTGCGCCGACGAGGACGAGCGACGCGCCTTCGTCCGTGTGCTCTGCGCCGTGTCAGGGACCAAGGCTGTCGCGTCGGGGTACGACCCGGCAGTCGTGGTGCTCGGCGTACGAGCCGACTTCTCCGGCGCCTGCCTGGAACTTCCCGACCTCGCATCCGTCTTCACCGACGGGCTGTTCGTGCCGCCGCCCATGTCCGTGGCGGAACTGCGCGAGTCGATCACCCGTCCTGCGGAGCTCGCGGGTGCCACCCTCGAACCGGGACTGGCGCAACTCCTGCTGCGGGACGCCGGGCTGCGTGGTGCCACCGCGGCACCCGCATCCGAGGTCACCCCGTCCGGAGCGCTGCCTCTGGTGTCCCACGCCCTGATGGCCACATGGCAGCAGCGCGAAGGCGCCATGCTGACCGTTGCCGGCTACGAGCGCACCGGGGGCATCCAGGGCGCGATCGCGCGCACCGCGGAGGACGCCTTCGCCCGGCTCCATCCGGCCGAACAGAAGACGATCCGCCGGATCCTGGTACGACTGGTGCATGTCGCCGACGGCACCGCGGCGACCCGGCACCGGATGAGCCGAACGGCCCTGATGGAGCAGCTCGCCGACGCCGACGGCGCAGCCACGGCGCTCGACACCTTCGTACGCGCCCGGCTGATCACCATGGGCAGTGACACCGTCGAGATCACCCACGAAGCCCTGCTCCACGCCTGGCCACGGCTGCGCGGCTGGATCCATGCCGACCGGGCGGGACTGCTGATCCACCAGCGCCTGGCCCTCGCCGCCGACGAATGGGAGCGCGCGGGCCGCGATCCGTCCCTGCTCTACCGGGGGACCCGACTGGACAGCGTGCGCTCATGGGCCGATGAGCTGGACGGCAGGAGCCGGCTCGGTGCCCGGGAGGAGGCGTTCCTGCTGGCCGGTCAGGCCGCGGAGGACGCGAGCGAGGAACAGACCAGGCGCCAGGTACGGCGGCGGCAGTGGATGTCGGCCACACTCGTCGCACTGCTGCTACTCGCCCTGACGGCCGGAGGCCTCGCGTACCACCAGCGCGAAGCCGCGCTCGACCAGGAACGGGGGGCGCGTTCACGAGCTCTCGCCGCGCAGTCCACCCTCCTCGCATCCGGCCGACCGGAGGCGTCGATGCTGCTCGCCGATGAGGCCTACCGTGCCGAGGCGACCACCGAGGCCAGGGGAGCCCTGCTGAGTGCCCAGTCCCAGCCCTTCGCCGCCAGGCTCGGCGGTCATGAGGGGCCGGTCAACGCCATCGCCTTCGCAGTCGGCGGGACGTTGGCGACGGGCAGTTCCGATGGCCGGGTGATCCTGCGGAGGCTGTCCGACCGTCGCACCCTCGCCGTCCTCACCGTGCCCGGCCGGGTGCGGTCGGTCGCGTTCAGCCAGGACGGGCGTACTCTCGCGGCGACCTCCACCGACGGGCCGGTGCACCTGTGGGACACCACGGGCCGCCGTATCAGGGAACTGCCCGGAATTCGGTCCGAAGGCGCCCGCGCCGTGGCGTTCGACCCCAGCGGCCGTACGATCGCCACCGCTGACGCGGACGGTGAGGTCCGACTGTGGGACACCTCGGGGAGCCACCGGCTCCTCGCGGCGCTCGCCGGCCATTCCGGGCTCGTCAACGCGCTGGCGTACGCCCCTGACGGCCGGTCACTGGTCTCGGCGGGGTCCGACCGGACCGTACGCCTGTGGGACGTGGCGGGTGCCCGTTCCCTCGCCGTGCTCAAGGGACACACGGACGAGGTACTGGGCGCGGCGTTCGCGCCCGACGGGCGGACGGTGGCCACCGGAGGGGTCGACCGGACCGTACGGCTGTGGGACGTGTCCCGGCGCCGTCAGTCGGTCTCTCTCAGCGGGCACAGCGACGACGTCAACGCCGTCGCCTACACCCCCGACGGCACCACGGTCGTCAGTGCCGGAGGCGACGGGACCACCAGACTCTGGGATGTGCGCGGCGGCAGACTCACCGCGACGCTCTCCGGCCACACCGACTATGTGATGGGCGTGGCCGTGGACCCCCGCGGCGCGACCGTCGCGACCGCGGGTTTCGACCAGTCGGTGGTGCTCTGGGACCTGAAGGCGTCGGCTCTGACGGCACGTCCGTTCACCGAGATCTGGCAGGCCGCGTACAGCCCGGACGGGACCATGCTTGCCACGGCCGACGCGGACCACACCGTGCGCCTGTGGGACGTGGCCCGCCGCCGCGTCCTGGCGATGTTCACCGGGCATCGCGAGACGGTGTTCGCGGTGGCCTTCTCGCCGGACGGCCGCATGCTGGCGTCCGCGGGCTCCGACGGCACGATCAGGCTGTGGGACATCGCGAGCCGAAGTGCGCTGGCCATGCTCGACGAGGCGCTCGACCGGCCGGGCGGCGATGTGTTCGCGGTGGCCTTCTCGCCGGACGGCCGCACGTTGGCGTCCGCGGGCTCCGACCGTACGGTCCGGCTCTGGGACATCGCGGGGCGCCGTCTGCTCGCCCGGATGACCGGCCACACCGACTTCGCCAACGACGTCGTGTTCAGCCCCGACGGCCGCACCCTGGCCAGCGCGAGCGATGATCTGACCGTACGTCTGTGGGATGTCCCCGGACGCCGCCCGCTCGCCGACCTCACCGGGCATACCGGCGCCATCCGGGGCGTGGCCTTCAGTCCTGACGGGCACACCCTGGCGAGCAGCGGAAACGACGGCACCGTACGGCTCTGGGACACCCGCGGCCACGGCTTGCTCGCGGCGCTCACGGGCCACACCGGCTCCGTACGCGGCATCGCCTTCTCACCCGACGGCCGCACCCTGGCGAGCAGCGGCAACGATCGCACGGTCCGCCTGTGGGACGTGCCGGGACGACGTCTCTGGGCAGCCCTGACGGGGCATACGAACGCGGTATGGGACGTCGACTTCGCCCCGGACGGACGGACGGTCGCCAGCAGCAGCAACGACGGCACCGTACGGCTCTGGAACCTGGACATCGGTGTCCGGCTGGCGGAAATCCGGCGGTTGCGCGAAGGGCTCACCCCGGGGGAACGGGAATCGGTGCCGCGCGGCGGCCCGGAGTCGCCGGTGCCGTGA
- a CDS encoding LysR substrate-binding domain-containing protein codes for MTGSEAPPSFRLAYVPGVTPAKWVRTWNERLPDVPLHLVSTPAADAVGVLRARSADAGLVRLPVDRTELSAIPLYTEQTVVVVPKDHIVAAVDEITVDDLADEIVLHPLDDVLDWDRLPGRPAVERPTTTADAIELVAAGVGVLVVPQSLARLHHRRDLTYRPLTDAPESSVVLSWPQDETSDLVEQFIGIVRGRTVNSTRGRPQAEAQPKGKGGARKAAGAGTATGKPSGRSGGGSGKSGNPGRSGGAGRSGTSGKSSRGGTGGGNKSAGRGKPRRRP; via the coding sequence GTGACTGGCTCGGAAGCACCTCCCTCGTTCCGGCTCGCCTACGTCCCCGGAGTGACACCCGCCAAGTGGGTGCGGACCTGGAACGAGCGCCTGCCCGACGTGCCCCTGCACCTCGTATCGACGCCCGCCGCCGACGCGGTCGGCGTGCTGCGGGCGCGGAGCGCGGACGCCGGTCTCGTGCGGCTGCCGGTCGACCGGACGGAGCTCAGCGCGATCCCGCTCTACACCGAGCAGACCGTGGTGGTGGTACCCAAGGACCACATCGTGGCGGCGGTCGACGAGATCACCGTCGACGATCTGGCCGACGAGATCGTCCTGCACCCCCTCGACGACGTACTCGACTGGGATCGGCTGCCGGGGCGGCCCGCGGTCGAGCGGCCCACGACGACGGCGGATGCCATCGAGCTGGTGGCGGCCGGGGTCGGCGTGCTCGTGGTGCCGCAGTCACTCGCCCGGCTGCACCACCGCAGGGACCTCACTTACCGCCCGCTCACGGATGCCCCGGAGTCGAGCGTCGTGCTGTCCTGGCCGCAGGACGAAACAAGCGATCTCGTCGAGCAGTTCATCGGCATCGTCCGCGGGCGCACCGTCAACAGCACCCGGGGACGTCCCCAGGCCGAGGCTCAGCCCAAGGGGAAGGGCGGCGCGCGGAAGGCGGCGGGCGCGGGTACGGCCACGGGCAAGCCGTCCGGCAGGTCGGGCGGCGGCTCCGGGAAGTCAGGCAACCCCGGTAGGTCGGGTGGCGCCGGCAGGTCCGGGACGTCCGGGAAGAGCTCGCGCGGTGGCACAGGGGGTGGCAACAAGAGCGCGGGACGGGGCAAGCCCCGCCGCCGCCCGTAG
- a CDS encoding DUF5997 family protein, with the protein MTSHQSAQTMKPATAAKKLGVYLEATPAEFREGMVSRTELNALQTDPPEWLTELRRNGPHPRPVVAAKLGISISGLARGGVTEPLTTEQIDALKRDEPEWLRKERATQAEVRKETARIKAREAERAGQDH; encoded by the coding sequence ATGACATCGCACCAGAGCGCCCAGACGATGAAGCCCGCGACCGCGGCGAAGAAGCTGGGTGTGTACCTCGAGGCCACCCCGGCGGAGTTCCGTGAGGGAATGGTCTCGCGCACCGAACTGAACGCCCTCCAGACCGATCCGCCCGAGTGGCTGACCGAGCTGCGCCGCAACGGTCCCCATCCTCGTCCGGTCGTGGCCGCGAAGCTGGGTATCTCGATCTCCGGACTGGCTCGGGGCGGCGTCACGGAGCCGCTCACCACAGAGCAGATCGACGCGCTCAAGCGGGACGAGCCCGAGTGGCTGCGCAAGGAGCGGGCCACCCAGGCCGAGGTCCGCAAGGAGACCGCTCGTATCAAGGCCAGGGAGGCGGAGCGCGCCGGGCAGGATCACTGA
- a CDS encoding BTAD domain-containing putative transcriptional regulator, whose protein sequence is MGHPVKRWRAGKARELFLYLLINRGRTIDRDELHAALWPDRTRPAGSSSVKVAKHAVQQILSGRHTADEQPPAEIVFNEYGYTLTFHDAWLDFEEFERLCNEGHRAAARNDRSAAAEHYRGALELHVGDFLPGETAAWAREQQDWVRSLALGAADYLLQEALDRGELPEVIDVCRRALDIDPYQEDVYRILIQVHGDLGQLGQARSWYKLYSARMSDGLDIDVSPDTQRLFERVLRVHDAPAPAVGRPFGQRVTTP, encoded by the coding sequence ATGGGACATCCGGTCAAACGATGGCGGGCCGGCAAAGCACGCGAGCTGTTCCTCTATCTCCTCATCAACCGGGGTCGCACGATCGACCGCGACGAACTACATGCCGCACTGTGGCCGGACCGCACCCGACCGGCCGGCTCCAGCTCCGTCAAGGTCGCCAAGCACGCGGTGCAGCAGATCCTCAGCGGCAGGCACACCGCGGATGAGCAGCCGCCCGCGGAGATCGTCTTCAACGAGTACGGGTACACGCTGACGTTCCACGACGCCTGGCTGGACTTCGAGGAGTTCGAGCGGCTGTGCAACGAAGGACACAGAGCTGCGGCCCGGAACGACCGGAGCGCGGCCGCGGAGCACTACCGCGGCGCCCTGGAGCTCCATGTCGGGGACTTCCTGCCCGGTGAGACCGCCGCCTGGGCCCGCGAGCAGCAGGACTGGGTGCGGTCACTCGCCCTGGGAGCGGCGGACTACCTCCTTCAGGAAGCGCTGGACCGAGGCGAACTGCCGGAGGTCATCGATGTGTGCCGGCGCGCCCTGGACATCGACCCCTACCAGGAGGACGTCTACCGGATCCTGATCCAGGTGCACGGCGATCTGGGGCAGTTGGGCCAGGCGAGGTCCTGGTACAAGCTGTACAGCGCACGGATGTCGGACGGTCTGGACATCGATGTCAGCCCTGATACGCAGCGACTCTTCGAGCGGGTCCTGCGTGTGCACGACGCACCTGCCCCAGCGGTCGGCCGGCCCTTTGGCCAACGCGTAACCACTCCGTAA
- a CDS encoding NADPH-dependent FMN reductase, whose amino-acid sequence MTVLETEPGSGPSAENPGIGGSADDGPLIVGIGGTVRPGSSTERAVRAVLAAAAAAGGRTLLLGAEDLQLPLYAPGEQLRTPAARRLIEAVALADGLVIGTPAYHGGVSGLVKNALDYMEDLREDTRPYLHDRAVGCVVTARGAQAASALAGLRSVVHALRGWPTPLGVTVNTASVTLASNGGSTDPHVAAQLAAVGRQVVDFARMRTPVG is encoded by the coding sequence GTGACCGTGCTGGAGACGGAACCGGGTTCCGGTCCCTCGGCCGAGAATCCCGGCATCGGCGGCTCTGCCGACGACGGACCCCTGATCGTCGGCATCGGTGGCACCGTTCGCCCTGGTTCCTCGACGGAACGGGCGGTCCGGGCCGTGCTCGCCGCCGCCGCAGCGGCGGGAGGCCGAACCCTGCTGCTGGGCGCCGAGGACCTGCAACTGCCGCTGTACGCACCGGGGGAGCAACTGCGCACCCCGGCGGCCCGGCGGCTGATCGAGGCGGTCGCCCTCGCGGACGGCCTGGTCATCGGCACGCCGGCCTACCACGGCGGCGTATCCGGTCTCGTGAAGAACGCCCTCGACTACATGGAGGACCTGCGCGAGGACACGCGTCCCTATCTGCACGACCGCGCCGTCGGCTGTGTCGTCACCGCACGCGGGGCCCAGGCCGCATCGGCACTGGCGGGACTCCGCTCAGTGGTGCACGCCCTGAGGGGCTGGCCCACACCCCTGGGAGTGACCGTCAACACGGCAAGCGTCACCCTGGCGTCCAACGGCGGCAGCACCGATCCACACGTCGCCGCACAACTGGCCGCCGTCGGGCGGCAGGTGGTCGACTTCGCCCGGATGCGCACACCGGTCGGCTGA
- a CDS encoding ammosamide/lymphostin RiPP family protein: MEDTTKSAEPEETTEAQASQTEAPEVEAPEAESAEDTELEALDDLDDVDFDLDEVENKIAPLALAATELARW; this comes from the coding sequence ATGGAAGACACCACGAAGTCCGCTGAGCCCGAGGAGACCACCGAGGCGCAGGCCTCGCAGACAGAGGCTCCAGAGGTGGAAGCCCCGGAGGCGGAGTCCGCCGAGGACACCGAACTGGAGGCGCTCGACGATCTGGACGACGTCGACTTCGATCTCGACGAGGTCGAGAACAAGATCGCCCCGCTCGCCCTCGCCGCCACCGAGCTCGCGCGATGGTGA